Proteins from one Desulfonauticus submarinus genomic window:
- the ileS gene encoding isoleucine--tRNA ligase, translating into MSDYKDTLNLPKTSFPMRANLVKNEPKMLEFWQKIDVYQQMISKQDKKHRYTLHDGPPYANGHIHLGTSLNKILKDIIIKFKNLSGIRAEYVPGWDCHGLPIELKVEQSLGKDKKSLPLTEIREKCREYALKYLDIQREEFKRLGVFGLWDKPYLTMSPDYEAATARELARFMKRGGVRRAKKPIYWCISCKTALAEAEVEYYDHTSPSIYVRFPISNENLKDKFPQITGPAYVVIWTTTPWTLPDNMAIAVHPEFDYVWVKVGNEFYLLAERLLAICSEIFGWSEIVKIATVTGKDLEGLESRHPFYDRVSPLVLADYVTLESGTGCVHTAPGHGQEDYETGLRYGLDILSPLDDSGRFLPEVEFFAGLDVFSANPKVVEKLKEVGHLLAQTDISHSYPHCWRCKKPVIFRATTQWFISMEKNNLRQKALKAIQEDVRWIPSWGKDRIYNMVEQRPDWCISRQRAWGVPILALICKSCGEAWFDGEWAMDIVNRFESHPKGADYWFEAPIEELVPEGLKCPHCGKSDFEREDDILDVWFDSGTSFAAVVEKREECDFPADLYLEGSDQHRGWFHSSLLACVGTRDVPPYKAVLTHGYVVDGKGRKMSKSIGNVIAPEEIIKKYGAEILRLWVSSVNYQEDVRISDEILKRLVDAYRRIRNTCRFILGNLVDFNPATDLVPFESMLSLDRYGLSLALNAHSRVQKAYANFEFHKVFHTVHNLCVTDLSAFYLDILKDRLYVSEKESNERRSAQTALYYILFLLLSDIAPILSFTAEEVFQHLPEKLRLNEPTVFGANLPKPDFQIEEQEKHFWELIYLLREEVTKAIEPKRKQGVVGHSLECKVVLYLPEQLKDELKGQETLLREVFIVSQVVFEPEENALDDAYVSTEVDGLKIQVNKADGKKCQRCWVYHPDTGKNEKYPDVCPRCAAVLEKMA; encoded by the coding sequence TTTAAAAATTTATCAGGAATAAGAGCTGAATATGTTCCTGGGTGGGATTGTCATGGTTTACCGATTGAGCTTAAGGTAGAACAGAGTTTAGGAAAAGATAAAAAAAGTTTGCCTCTAACAGAAATTAGAGAAAAATGTAGGGAGTATGCTTTAAAATATTTAGATATTCAGAGGGAAGAGTTTAAAAGACTTGGTGTATTTGGTTTATGGGATAAACCTTATCTTACCATGAGTCCAGATTATGAGGCAGCTACTGCTAGAGAGTTAGCAAGGTTTATGAAGAGGGGAGGGGTTAGGAGAGCTAAAAAACCAATTTATTGGTGTATTTCTTGTAAAACAGCTTTAGCTGAAGCAGAAGTAGAATATTATGATCATACTTCTCCTTCTATTTATGTTCGTTTCCCTATAAGTAATGAAAATTTAAAAGACAAATTTCCTCAGATAACAGGACCTGCTTATGTTGTAATTTGGACTACCACTCCTTGGACTCTTCCTGATAACATGGCCATTGCTGTACATCCTGAGTTTGATTATGTATGGGTGAAGGTGGGAAATGAATTTTATTTATTGGCAGAAAGGTTGTTAGCCATATGTTCTGAAATTTTTGGTTGGAGCGAGATAGTTAAGATAGCAACTGTTACTGGTAAAGATTTAGAGGGGTTAGAATCCAGACATCCTTTTTATGATAGAGTTTCACCTTTAGTTTTGGCAGATTATGTGACGTTGGAAAGTGGTACAGGTTGTGTGCATACTGCTCCAGGACATGGGCAAGAAGACTATGAAACAGGTTTGCGTTATGGTCTAGATATTTTATCTCCTTTAGATGATAGTGGAAGATTTTTGCCAGAAGTAGAGTTTTTTGCTGGTTTAGATGTTTTTAGTGCTAATCCAAAAGTTGTTGAAAAATTAAAAGAAGTAGGACATCTTTTAGCTCAAACTGATATTTCCCATTCTTATCCTCATTGTTGGCGTTGTAAGAAGCCTGTTATTTTTAGAGCTACTACCCAATGGTTTATTTCTATGGAAAAAAATAATCTGCGACAAAAAGCATTAAAAGCAATTCAAGAAGATGTAAGGTGGATTCCTTCTTGGGGTAAGGATAGAATTTATAATATGGTAGAGCAAAGGCCAGATTGGTGTATTTCTAGGCAAAGGGCTTGGGGAGTCCCTATTTTAGCTCTTATTTGTAAGTCTTGTGGAGAGGCTTGGTTTGATGGTGAGTGGGCAATGGATATAGTAAATAGGTTTGAGAGTCATCCAAAGGGAGCAGATTATTGGTTTGAAGCTCCAATAGAAGAGCTTGTGCCAGAAGGTTTAAAGTGTCCTCATTGTGGAAAATCAGATTTTGAACGAGAAGATGATATTTTAGATGTGTGGTTTGATTCTGGGACAAGTTTTGCCGCAGTAGTAGAAAAAAGAGAAGAGTGTGATTTCCCTGCAGACTTATATTTAGAAGGCTCGGATCAGCATCGTGGATGGTTTCATTCTTCCTTATTAGCTTGTGTAGGTACTAGAGATGTTCCTCCCTATAAAGCTGTGTTAACCCATGGTTATGTAGTAGACGGTAAAGGTCGTAAGATGTCGAAATCTATTGGAAATGTGATTGCACCTGAAGAGATTATTAAAAAATATGGAGCTGAGATTTTACGTTTATGGGTTTCTTCTGTGAATTATCAAGAAGATGTACGTATTTCTGATGAAATTTTAAAACGTTTAGTAGATGCTTATAGAAGAATAAGAAATACTTGCCGCTTTATTTTAGGTAATTTAGTTGATTTTAATCCAGCTACAGATTTGGTTCCTTTTGAATCTATGTTATCTTTAGATAGATATGGACTGTCTTTAGCCTTAAATGCGCATTCTAGAGTCCAGAAGGCTTATGCTAATTTTGAATTTCATAAAGTTTTTCATACTGTTCATAATTTATGCGTAACAGATTTGTCAGCATTTTATTTAGATATTTTAAAAGATAGGTTATATGTAAGTGAAAAAGAGAGTAATGAGCGGCGTTCAGCTCAAACTGCATTGTACTATATTCTATTTTTGCTTTTAAGTGATATTGCTCCTATCTTAAGTTTTACAGCTGAAGAAGTATTTCAACATTTGCCAGAAAAATTAAGATTAAATGAACCCACTGTTTTTGGGGCTAATTTGCCTAAACCAGATTTTCAAATAGAAGAACAAGAAAAACATTTTTGGGAATTGATTTATTTATTGAGAGAAGAGGTTACCAAGGCCATAGAACCTAAAAGAAAACAAGGAGTAGTTGGGCATTCTTTAGAGTGTAAAGTTGTTTTATATTTACCAGAACAGTTAAAAGATGAATTAAAAGGACAAGAAACATTACTTAGAGAAGTTTTTATTGTCTCTCAGGTTGTTTTTGAACCAGAAGAGAATGCATTAGATGATGCTTATGTTAGTACAGAAGTAGATGGTTTAAAGATTCAGGTTAATAAAGCAGATGGAAAAAAGTGTCAGCGTTGTTGGGTATATCATCCAGATACAGGTAAAAATGAAAAATATCCGGATGTGTGTCCAAGATGTGCCGCAGTTCTAGAAAAAATGGCCTAA